From Camelina sativa cultivar DH55 chromosome 20, Cs, whole genome shotgun sequence, the proteins below share one genomic window:
- the LOC109131238 gene encoding uncharacterized protein LOC109131238, translating to MEWLEAVDDETSAMIRNHTWDEADLPKGKKAVSSKWVFTIKYLSNGDVERYKARLVARGFTQTYGTDYTDMFAPVAKLHTVRVVLLLRTCLGIYGRWTSRMHFFRGARRRGLHASSSGLGKYSCSGQSSSAPQGYLRLEAISSGVVS from the coding sequence ATGGAATGGCTAGAGGCTGTTGATGATGAGACTAGTGCTATGATCCGTAATCATACTTGGGATGAGGCAGATCTCCCAAAAGGGAAGAAAGCGGTCAGCTCCAAATGGGTTTTCACGATTAAGTACCTAAGTAATGGTGATGTGGAGCGCTATAAGGCTCGTCTTGTTGCTCGCGGCTTCACCCAAACCTATGGCACCGATTACACGGATATGTTTGCTCCGGTCGCCAAGCTCCACACCGTCCGCGTTGTTCTCTTGCTACGAACTTGTCTTGGGATCTATGGCAGATGGACGTCAAGAATGCATTTCTTCAGGGGAGCTCGAAGAAGAGGTCTACATGCATCCTCCTCCGGGCTTGGAAAATATAGTTGCTCCGGACAAAGTTCTTCGGCTCCGCAAGGCTATCTACGGCTAGAAGCAATCTCCTCGGGCGTGGTATCATAA
- the LOC109131237 gene encoding uncharacterized protein LOC109131237, translating into MKKTQNAPANKLAEPYEDVGRYRRLVGKLVYLTITRRDLCYAVNQVSQHMKAPTNFDWNTVERILCYLKGSPGRGIWMGNNNNTELVGYCDADYAGDTMDRRSTTGYCTFVGGNLVTWKSKKQKVISQSSAESEYRAMKKLTNELTWLKGLLKDLGVEPDQPITMHCDNKAAIHIATNSVFHERTKHIEVDCHKVREKIEEGVVLPCYTPSKDQLADIFTKATSPQICEYISSKLVLVDPTHP; encoded by the coding sequence atgaAGAAAACACAGAATGCTCCGGCAAACAAGTTGGCCGAGCCATATGAGGATGTGGGGAGATACCGTAGGTTGGTGGGGAAGTTGGTCTATCTTACTATCACAAGACGGGATCTTTGCTATGCGGTGAATCAAGTTAGCCAACATATGAAAGCACCAACAAACTTCGATTGGAACACGGTAGAGAGGATTCTTTGTTATCTCAAGGGTAGTCCGGGGcgaggcatttggatgggaaatAACAACAATACTGAACTTGTTGGTTACTGCGACGCGGACTACGCTGGTGATACAATGGATAGGAGGTCCACGACAGGGTATTGCACATTTGTTGGAGGCAATCTAGTAACctggaagtcgaagaaacagAAAGTTATATCTCAATCAAGTGCCGAGTCGGAATATAGGGCTATGAAAAAGCTAACCAACGAGCTCACATGGCTCAAAGGCCTCCTCAAGGATCTTGGAGTGGAGCCTGATCAACCAATCACTATGCATTGTGACAACAAGGCAGCAATACACATAGCAACCAACTCCGTCTTCCATGAAAGGACAAAGCATATTGAGGTAGATTGCCATAAAGTGcgagaaaagattgaagaaggtgtAGTCTTACCGTGTTACACTCCAAGCAAAGATCAATTGgcggacatcttcaccaaagcCACAAGTCCTCAGATTTGCGAATACATTTCCAGCAAGCTTGTACTAGTAGACCCTACTCATCCGTGA